A window of Procambarus clarkii isolate CNS0578487 chromosome 69, FALCON_Pclarkii_2.0, whole genome shotgun sequence contains these coding sequences:
- the LOC123772125 gene encoding basement membrane-specific heparan sulfate proteoglycan core protein isoform X1 produces MMSVYQRLALSFSCLLLLRASGALEVVSTSAGSGIMSTSDTGQVPIEGFMEEIRQAMTSQWEILQNIRYHTLVTKVRVTQLEAQVKNLAAKNVSVSEPVLHTFGSDTTKPGFYSTMGETKPCEGAGPDADGGVSLLVEAMKELSANYNRLLNSSVLSSNGAITFEEDFDKLAEIANRIKDLSGDTATAPSPGNGEIDVGVTAIASGVKIETRPASGVEDVRRPTEAAAAAAAGPSIAVSSSPNVTVRVGDTATLTCHVNNLGDTSVSWVRSEDGSFVAIGSYVFFPSSRFQVVAQVGSKDHHLRILQVKEEDQGAYECQVSGEPLIIHTIWLTVKGMDDEEEEADTESPSIVSSPNVTVQVGETATLTCRVHHLGDQAVTWIRTSDEHILAIGEVNFSRDSRLQVTHDRQSGDWLLRIEDVAEGDEGPYVCTASSAVPASVTIWLNVETGVEEAEGVSPSIVETSNPNVTATAGETATLSCPASNLGDAAVFWYRDKDLNLLTGGPVTYAIDDRFKAMKDEGADDWTLQITRLRVSDAGWYECVVVYPSPVKHRVYLTVEESSTTTSREARLLTEDPTRIGPRILPSIGPRILPIMETRILTEASSSNVTVLEGDSTSLTCRVQNLGTNTVTWSRRKDLHILTAGQYTFTPDDRFSAFHEGEDWRLQISTVNKSDEGEYECLVSTSSPITRIFFLKVVAELQAAARKPMVVDSNEDVTVFKGETATLSCPFPDHNTHTTTWVRIADMRVLEGPVITSDEHFTLQQDQGGYSSLKILAVTELDEGVYQCKVSTNPPNTRLFHLSVQDPLWPIMEEVPTDVHTVAGKTVTLTCRVSSQIQPIITWKKNGLQLTYGRHQVTRDGDLLIRDVRFSDEGRYLCNATNRHGSVESGANLRVEMATKIIKAPKDRHRMKGESAVFRCKAVADSDLVLSVEWLVNGEVVDYDKNPRLMRRPKNALMVSPVTEEDAGVYTCLASTSLDSVTANATLTVKGSERHSKVPTGSRVLTPSEEDPCPLPYQMLKDDNTLCVLLVTDRKLSWREASQYCRDGGGELAWEAENVLLRIFLDELHGLAAKSWTQWPFWVGGRENKENISDTVPKGGGVSNTGTRNKGGGTGGKGGGSSSSSSSVWRWVDGTRVPSTDVWARGQPRQYGRVMAPDGVCMVLDGYFGYRASALPCHLRRRFLCRRIVQ; encoded by the exons ATGATGTCGGTGTATCAGCGCCTCGCTCTATCATTCTCCTGCCTTCTACTACTGCGGGCCAGCGGCGCCCTGGAAGTAGTGAGCACTAGTGCTGGAAGTGGCATCATGAGCACTAGTGACACGGGGCAAGTGCCCATAGAAGGCTTTATGGAGGAAATCCGCCAGGCTATGACCAGCCAATGGGAAATCCTGCAGAATATTCGCTACCATACGCTGGTGACGAAGGTGCGTGTGACGCAGCTTGAGGCGCAGGTCAAGAATCTGGCAGCTAAAAACGTCAGCGTCAGCGAACCAGTCTTGCATACCTTCGGCTCCG ACACCACTAAGCCGGGCTTCTACTCCACCATGGGGGAGACTAAGCCCTGCGAGGGCGCGGGCCCCGACGCTGACGGAGGGGTGTCGCTGCTGGTGGAGGCCATGAAAGAGCTCTCTGCCAACTACAACAGGCTGCTCAACTCTTCGGTCTTGTCCAGCAACGGCGCCATCACCTTCGAGGAGGACTTCGACAAGCTGGCGGAAATCGCTAACCGCATTAAAGACTTGTCTGGGGACACAGCGACGGCTCCTTCGCCAGGAAACGGAGAGATTGACGTCGGTGTGACTGCCATAGCTTCCG GTGTGAAGATCGAGACGAGGCCAGCAAGCGGTGTGGAGGATGTGAGGCGTCCGacggaggcagcagcagcagcggccgcGGGTCCGAGCATCGCCGTGAGCTCCAGTCCCAACGTGACCGTCCGAGTGGGGGACACAGCCACCCTCACCTGCCATGTCAACAATCTTGGAGACACCAGT GTGTCTTGGGTTCGCAGCGAGGACGGGAGCTTCGTGGCCATCGGCTCCTACGTGTTCTTCCCAAGCAGCCGCTTCCAAGTGGTGGCGCAGGTGGGGAGTAAGGACCACCATCTGAGGATCCTCCAGGTGAAGGAAGAGGACCAGGGCGCCTACGAGTGTCAGGTGTCCGGGGAACCGCTCATCATCCACACCATCTGGCTCACTGTCAAAG GTATGgatgatgaggaggaggaagcagaTACCGAGAGTCCAAGCATCGTGAGCAGCCCCAACGTGACTGTTCAGGTCGGAGAGACAGCCACCCTCACCTGTCGGGTCCACCACCTTGGAGACCAGGCA GTAACGTGGATCCGGACGAGTGATGAACATATACTGGCCATCGGAGAAGTTAACTTCTCCAGGGACTCCCGCCTTCAGGTGACGCACGACAGGCAGTCCGGTGACTGGCTCCTGAGGATAGAAGACGTAGCCGAAGGTGACGAGGGACCTTACGTGTGCACCGCGTCCTCCGCTGTCCCGGCCTCAGTCACTATCTGGCTCAACGTAGAGA caggtgtggaggaggcggaAGGCGTGAGTCCGAGCATCGTGGAGACCTCTAATCCCAACGTGACGGCCACAGCGGGAGAAACAGCCACTCTGAGCTGTCCTGCTAGTAACCTTGGAGACGCCGCC GTATTCTGGTACCGCGACAAGGACCTGAATCTGTTAACAGGTGGACCAGTCACTTACGCCATAGACGATCGCTTCAAAGCCATGAAGGACGAAGGCGCCGACGACTGGACGCTGCAGATAACGAGACTTCGAGTCTCTGACGCAGGCTGGTACGAGTGTGTTGTAGTCTACCCGTCTCCTGTCAAACACAGAGTCTATCTCACTGTTGAAG AGTCGTCGACCACCACCAGCAGAGAGGCGAGGCTACTGACGGAGGACCCCACCAGAATCGGGCCGAGGATACTGCCCAGCATCGGGCCGAGGATACTGCCCATCATGGAGACCAGGATACTGACGGAGGCCAGCAGTAGTAACGTCACAGTTCTGGAGGGTGACAGTACCTCCCTCACCTGTCGGGTTCAGAACCTAGGCACAAACACG gttacatggagtcgcAGGAAAGATTTACACATCCTGACGGCGGGGCAGTACACGTTCACACCAGACGACCGCTTCTCAGCATTTCATGAAGGAGAGGACTGGAGGCTACAGATCTCGACCGTGAACAAGAGTGACGAGGGAGAGTATGAATGTTTGGTCTCTACCAGTTCGCCCATCACACGGATATTCTTTCTCAAGGTCGTCG CAGAGCTGCAAGCTGCCGCAAGAAAGCCAATGGTGGTAGACAGCAACGAGGACGTCACTGTTTTCAAGGGTGAAACTGCAACCCTTTCTTGTCCCTTCCCAGACCACAACACGCATACT ACAACATGGGTACGCATTGCGGACATGCGGGTGCTGGAGGGGCCTGTGATCACCTCAGACGAGCACTTCACCCTCCAGCAGGACCAAGGCGGGTACTCAAGTCTCAAAATCCTTGCCGTGACGGAACTAGATGAGGGAGTTTACCAGTGCAAAGTCTCCACCAACCCGCCCAACACACGGCTGTTTCATCTCAGTGTCCAAG ATCCCCTATGGCCCATAATGGAGGAGGTACCGACAGACGTTCATACTGTGGCGGGGAAGACAGTGACCTTGACTTGTCGTGTCTCAAGTCAAATCCAACCCATCATCACCTGGAAGAAAAATGGCCTTCAATTGACCTATGGCCGCCACCAGGTGACCCGGGATGGAGACCTGTTGATCAG GGATGTGAGATTTAGTGACGAGGGTCGCTATCTCTGTAACGCCACCAACCGTCACGGCAGCGTGGAGAGTGGCGCCAACCTCAGGGTTGAAATGGCCACCAAGATTATTAAGGCGCCAAAAGATCGTCATCGAATGAAGGGGGAATCGGCTGTCTTCAG GTGTAAAGCAGTGGCCGACAGTGACCTGGTGTTGAGTGTTGAGTGGCTGGTTAATGGAGAAGTGGTCGACTACGACAAGAACCCCAGATTGATGCGACGGCCCAAGAACGCCCTGATGGTGAGTCCGGTGACCGAGGAAGATGCCGGGGTGTACACCTGCCTGGCCTCCACGTCCCTGGATAGTGTCACCGCCAACGCCACCCTCACTGTCAAAG GCTCAGAGAGACATTCTAAGGTTCCGACAGGTTCCAGAGTGCTTACCCCATCCGAGGAAGACCCTTGTCCCCTTCCTTACCAGATGCTTAAAGATGACAACACCCTCTGTGTCCTTCTGGTAACTGACCGAAAGCTGAGTTGGAGAGAGGCCTCTCaatactgcag GGACGGAGGCGGTGAACTGGCCTGGGAGGCTGAGAATGTCTTACTGAGAATCTTTCTGGATGAGCTTCACGGCCTCGCTGCAAAATCCT GGACTCAATGGCCCTTCTGGGTGGGTGGCAGAGAGAACAAAGAAAATATAAGTGACACTGTCCCCAAAGGTGGTGGTGTAAGCAATACTGGAACTAGAAACAAAGGTGGCGGCACAGGTGGTAAGGGAGgtggcagtagcagcagcagtagcagcgtgTGGCGGTGGGTGGACGGAACTAGGGTGCCCTCGACGGATGTGTGGGCGCGCGGACAGCCCCGTCAATATGGGCGTGTGATGGCCCCTGATGGTGTATGTATGGTGTTGGATGGGTACTTCGGGTACCGCGCTAGTGCCCTACCTTGTCACCTCAGGAGGCGGTTCCTGTGTCGTCGCATCGTCCAATGA
- the LOC123772125 gene encoding basement membrane-specific heparan sulfate proteoglycan core protein isoform X2 produces MMSVYQRLALSFSCLLLLRASGALEVVSTSAGSGIMSTSDTGQVPIEGFMEEIRQAMTSQWEILQNIRYHTLVTKVRVTQLEAQVKNLAAKNVSVSEPVLHTFGSDTTKPGFYSTMGETKPCEGAGPDADGGVSLLVEAMKELSANYNRLLNSSVLSSNGAITFEEDFDKLAEIANRIKDLSGDTATAPSPGNGEIDVGVTAIASGVKIETRPASGVEDVRRPTEAAAAAAAGPSIAVSSSPNVTVRVGDTATLTCHVNNLGDTSVSWVRSEDGSFVAIGSYVFFPSSRFQVVAQVGSKDHHLRILQVKEEDQGAYECQVSGEPLIIHTIWLTVKGMDDEEEEADTESPSIVSSPNVTVQVGETATLTCRVHHLGDQAVTWIRTSDEHILAIGEVNFSRDSRLQVTHDRQSGDWLLRIEDVAEGDEGPYVCTASSAVPASVTIWLNVETGVEEAEGVSPSIVETSNPNVTATAGETATLSCPASNLGDAAVFWYRDKDLNLLTGGPVTYAIDDRFKAMKDEGADDWTLQITRLRVSDAGWYECVVVYPSPVKHRVYLTVEESSTTTSREARLLTEDPTRIGPRILPSIGPRILPIMETRILTEASSSNVTVLEGDSTSLTCRVQNLGTNTVTWSRRKDLHILTAGQYTFTPDDRFSAFHEGEDWRLQISTVNKSDEGEYECLVSTSSPITRIFFLKVVELQAAARKPMVVDSNEDVTVFKGETATLSCPFPDHNTHTTTWVRIADMRVLEGPVITSDEHFTLQQDQGGYSSLKILAVTELDEGVYQCKVSTNPPNTRLFHLSVQDPLWPIMEEVPTDVHTVAGKTVTLTCRVSSQIQPIITWKKNGLQLTYGRHQVTRDGDLLIRDVRFSDEGRYLCNATNRHGSVESGANLRVEMATKIIKAPKDRHRMKGESAVFRCKAVADSDLVLSVEWLVNGEVVDYDKNPRLMRRPKNALMVSPVTEEDAGVYTCLASTSLDSVTANATLTVKGSERHSKVPTGSRVLTPSEEDPCPLPYQMLKDDNTLCVLLVTDRKLSWREASQYCRDGGGELAWEAENVLLRIFLDELHGLAAKSWTQWPFWVGGRENKENISDTVPKGGGVSNTGTRNKGGGTGGKGGGSSSSSSSVWRWVDGTRVPSTDVWARGQPRQYGRVMAPDGVCMVLDGYFGYRASALPCHLRRRFLCRRIVQ; encoded by the exons ATGATGTCGGTGTATCAGCGCCTCGCTCTATCATTCTCCTGCCTTCTACTACTGCGGGCCAGCGGCGCCCTGGAAGTAGTGAGCACTAGTGCTGGAAGTGGCATCATGAGCACTAGTGACACGGGGCAAGTGCCCATAGAAGGCTTTATGGAGGAAATCCGCCAGGCTATGACCAGCCAATGGGAAATCCTGCAGAATATTCGCTACCATACGCTGGTGACGAAGGTGCGTGTGACGCAGCTTGAGGCGCAGGTCAAGAATCTGGCAGCTAAAAACGTCAGCGTCAGCGAACCAGTCTTGCATACCTTCGGCTCCG ACACCACTAAGCCGGGCTTCTACTCCACCATGGGGGAGACTAAGCCCTGCGAGGGCGCGGGCCCCGACGCTGACGGAGGGGTGTCGCTGCTGGTGGAGGCCATGAAAGAGCTCTCTGCCAACTACAACAGGCTGCTCAACTCTTCGGTCTTGTCCAGCAACGGCGCCATCACCTTCGAGGAGGACTTCGACAAGCTGGCGGAAATCGCTAACCGCATTAAAGACTTGTCTGGGGACACAGCGACGGCTCCTTCGCCAGGAAACGGAGAGATTGACGTCGGTGTGACTGCCATAGCTTCCG GTGTGAAGATCGAGACGAGGCCAGCAAGCGGTGTGGAGGATGTGAGGCGTCCGacggaggcagcagcagcagcggccgcGGGTCCGAGCATCGCCGTGAGCTCCAGTCCCAACGTGACCGTCCGAGTGGGGGACACAGCCACCCTCACCTGCCATGTCAACAATCTTGGAGACACCAGT GTGTCTTGGGTTCGCAGCGAGGACGGGAGCTTCGTGGCCATCGGCTCCTACGTGTTCTTCCCAAGCAGCCGCTTCCAAGTGGTGGCGCAGGTGGGGAGTAAGGACCACCATCTGAGGATCCTCCAGGTGAAGGAAGAGGACCAGGGCGCCTACGAGTGTCAGGTGTCCGGGGAACCGCTCATCATCCACACCATCTGGCTCACTGTCAAAG GTATGgatgatgaggaggaggaagcagaTACCGAGAGTCCAAGCATCGTGAGCAGCCCCAACGTGACTGTTCAGGTCGGAGAGACAGCCACCCTCACCTGTCGGGTCCACCACCTTGGAGACCAGGCA GTAACGTGGATCCGGACGAGTGATGAACATATACTGGCCATCGGAGAAGTTAACTTCTCCAGGGACTCCCGCCTTCAGGTGACGCACGACAGGCAGTCCGGTGACTGGCTCCTGAGGATAGAAGACGTAGCCGAAGGTGACGAGGGACCTTACGTGTGCACCGCGTCCTCCGCTGTCCCGGCCTCAGTCACTATCTGGCTCAACGTAGAGA caggtgtggaggaggcggaAGGCGTGAGTCCGAGCATCGTGGAGACCTCTAATCCCAACGTGACGGCCACAGCGGGAGAAACAGCCACTCTGAGCTGTCCTGCTAGTAACCTTGGAGACGCCGCC GTATTCTGGTACCGCGACAAGGACCTGAATCTGTTAACAGGTGGACCAGTCACTTACGCCATAGACGATCGCTTCAAAGCCATGAAGGACGAAGGCGCCGACGACTGGACGCTGCAGATAACGAGACTTCGAGTCTCTGACGCAGGCTGGTACGAGTGTGTTGTAGTCTACCCGTCTCCTGTCAAACACAGAGTCTATCTCACTGTTGAAG AGTCGTCGACCACCACCAGCAGAGAGGCGAGGCTACTGACGGAGGACCCCACCAGAATCGGGCCGAGGATACTGCCCAGCATCGGGCCGAGGATACTGCCCATCATGGAGACCAGGATACTGACGGAGGCCAGCAGTAGTAACGTCACAGTTCTGGAGGGTGACAGTACCTCCCTCACCTGTCGGGTTCAGAACCTAGGCACAAACACG gttacatggagtcgcAGGAAAGATTTACACATCCTGACGGCGGGGCAGTACACGTTCACACCAGACGACCGCTTCTCAGCATTTCATGAAGGAGAGGACTGGAGGCTACAGATCTCGACCGTGAACAAGAGTGACGAGGGAGAGTATGAATGTTTGGTCTCTACCAGTTCGCCCATCACACGGATATTCTTTCTCAAGGTCGTCG AGCTGCAAGCTGCCGCAAGAAAGCCAATGGTGGTAGACAGCAACGAGGACGTCACTGTTTTCAAGGGTGAAACTGCAACCCTTTCTTGTCCCTTCCCAGACCACAACACGCATACT ACAACATGGGTACGCATTGCGGACATGCGGGTGCTGGAGGGGCCTGTGATCACCTCAGACGAGCACTTCACCCTCCAGCAGGACCAAGGCGGGTACTCAAGTCTCAAAATCCTTGCCGTGACGGAACTAGATGAGGGAGTTTACCAGTGCAAAGTCTCCACCAACCCGCCCAACACACGGCTGTTTCATCTCAGTGTCCAAG ATCCCCTATGGCCCATAATGGAGGAGGTACCGACAGACGTTCATACTGTGGCGGGGAAGACAGTGACCTTGACTTGTCGTGTCTCAAGTCAAATCCAACCCATCATCACCTGGAAGAAAAATGGCCTTCAATTGACCTATGGCCGCCACCAGGTGACCCGGGATGGAGACCTGTTGATCAG GGATGTGAGATTTAGTGACGAGGGTCGCTATCTCTGTAACGCCACCAACCGTCACGGCAGCGTGGAGAGTGGCGCCAACCTCAGGGTTGAAATGGCCACCAAGATTATTAAGGCGCCAAAAGATCGTCATCGAATGAAGGGGGAATCGGCTGTCTTCAG GTGTAAAGCAGTGGCCGACAGTGACCTGGTGTTGAGTGTTGAGTGGCTGGTTAATGGAGAAGTGGTCGACTACGACAAGAACCCCAGATTGATGCGACGGCCCAAGAACGCCCTGATGGTGAGTCCGGTGACCGAGGAAGATGCCGGGGTGTACACCTGCCTGGCCTCCACGTCCCTGGATAGTGTCACCGCCAACGCCACCCTCACTGTCAAAG GCTCAGAGAGACATTCTAAGGTTCCGACAGGTTCCAGAGTGCTTACCCCATCCGAGGAAGACCCTTGTCCCCTTCCTTACCAGATGCTTAAAGATGACAACACCCTCTGTGTCCTTCTGGTAACTGACCGAAAGCTGAGTTGGAGAGAGGCCTCTCaatactgcag GGACGGAGGCGGTGAACTGGCCTGGGAGGCTGAGAATGTCTTACTGAGAATCTTTCTGGATGAGCTTCACGGCCTCGCTGCAAAATCCT GGACTCAATGGCCCTTCTGGGTGGGTGGCAGAGAGAACAAAGAAAATATAAGTGACACTGTCCCCAAAGGTGGTGGTGTAAGCAATACTGGAACTAGAAACAAAGGTGGCGGCACAGGTGGTAAGGGAGgtggcagtagcagcagcagtagcagcgtgTGGCGGTGGGTGGACGGAACTAGGGTGCCCTCGACGGATGTGTGGGCGCGCGGACAGCCCCGTCAATATGGGCGTGTGATGGCCCCTGATGGTGTATGTATGGTGTTGGATGGGTACTTCGGGTACCGCGCTAGTGCCCTACCTTGTCACCTCAGGAGGCGGTTCCTGTGTCGTCGCATCGTCCAATGA
- the LOC123772125 gene encoding basement membrane-specific heparan sulfate proteoglycan core protein isoform X3 — MMSVYQRLALSFSCLLLLRASGALEVVSTSAGSGIMSTSDTGQVPIEGFMEEIRQAMTSQWEILQNIRYHTLVTKVRVTQLEAQVKNLAAKNVSVSEPVLHTFGSDTTKPGFYSTMGETKPCEGAGPDADGGVSLLVEAMKELSANYNRLLNSSVLSSNGAITFEEDFDKLAEIANRIKDLSGDTATAPSPGNGEIDVGVTAIASGVKIETRPASGVEDVRRPTEAAAAAAAGPSIAVSSSPNVTVRVGDTATLTCHVNNLGDTSVSWVRSEDGSFVAIGSYVFFPSSRFQVVAQVGSKDHHLRILQVKEEDQGAYECQVSGEPLIIHTIWLTVKGMDDEEEEADTESPSIVSSPNVTVQVGETATLTCRVHHLGDQAVTWIRTSDEHILAIGEVNFSRDSRLQVTHDRQSGDWLLRIEDVAEGDEGPYVCTASSAVPASVTIWLNVESVEEAEGVSPSIVETSNPNVTATAGETATLSCPASNLGDAAVFWYRDKDLNLLTGGPVTYAIDDRFKAMKDEGADDWTLQITRLRVSDAGWYECVVVYPSPVKHRVYLTVEESSTTTSREARLLTEDPTRIGPRILPSIGPRILPIMETRILTEASSSNVTVLEGDSTSLTCRVQNLGTNTVTWSRRKDLHILTAGQYTFTPDDRFSAFHEGEDWRLQISTVNKSDEGEYECLVSTSSPITRIFFLKVVAELQAAARKPMVVDSNEDVTVFKGETATLSCPFPDHNTHTTTWVRIADMRVLEGPVITSDEHFTLQQDQGGYSSLKILAVTELDEGVYQCKVSTNPPNTRLFHLSVQDPLWPIMEEVPTDVHTVAGKTVTLTCRVSSQIQPIITWKKNGLQLTYGRHQVTRDGDLLIRDVRFSDEGRYLCNATNRHGSVESGANLRVEMATKIIKAPKDRHRMKGESAVFRCKAVADSDLVLSVEWLVNGEVVDYDKNPRLMRRPKNALMVSPVTEEDAGVYTCLASTSLDSVTANATLTVKGSERHSKVPTGSRVLTPSEEDPCPLPYQMLKDDNTLCVLLVTDRKLSWREASQYCRDGGGELAWEAENVLLRIFLDELHGLAAKSWTQWPFWVGGRENKENISDTVPKGGGVSNTGTRNKGGGTGGKGGGSSSSSSSVWRWVDGTRVPSTDVWARGQPRQYGRVMAPDGVCMVLDGYFGYRASALPCHLRRRFLCRRIVQ, encoded by the exons ATGATGTCGGTGTATCAGCGCCTCGCTCTATCATTCTCCTGCCTTCTACTACTGCGGGCCAGCGGCGCCCTGGAAGTAGTGAGCACTAGTGCTGGAAGTGGCATCATGAGCACTAGTGACACGGGGCAAGTGCCCATAGAAGGCTTTATGGAGGAAATCCGCCAGGCTATGACCAGCCAATGGGAAATCCTGCAGAATATTCGCTACCATACGCTGGTGACGAAGGTGCGTGTGACGCAGCTTGAGGCGCAGGTCAAGAATCTGGCAGCTAAAAACGTCAGCGTCAGCGAACCAGTCTTGCATACCTTCGGCTCCG ACACCACTAAGCCGGGCTTCTACTCCACCATGGGGGAGACTAAGCCCTGCGAGGGCGCGGGCCCCGACGCTGACGGAGGGGTGTCGCTGCTGGTGGAGGCCATGAAAGAGCTCTCTGCCAACTACAACAGGCTGCTCAACTCTTCGGTCTTGTCCAGCAACGGCGCCATCACCTTCGAGGAGGACTTCGACAAGCTGGCGGAAATCGCTAACCGCATTAAAGACTTGTCTGGGGACACAGCGACGGCTCCTTCGCCAGGAAACGGAGAGATTGACGTCGGTGTGACTGCCATAGCTTCCG GTGTGAAGATCGAGACGAGGCCAGCAAGCGGTGTGGAGGATGTGAGGCGTCCGacggaggcagcagcagcagcggccgcGGGTCCGAGCATCGCCGTGAGCTCCAGTCCCAACGTGACCGTCCGAGTGGGGGACACAGCCACCCTCACCTGCCATGTCAACAATCTTGGAGACACCAGT GTGTCTTGGGTTCGCAGCGAGGACGGGAGCTTCGTGGCCATCGGCTCCTACGTGTTCTTCCCAAGCAGCCGCTTCCAAGTGGTGGCGCAGGTGGGGAGTAAGGACCACCATCTGAGGATCCTCCAGGTGAAGGAAGAGGACCAGGGCGCCTACGAGTGTCAGGTGTCCGGGGAACCGCTCATCATCCACACCATCTGGCTCACTGTCAAAG GTATGgatgatgaggaggaggaagcagaTACCGAGAGTCCAAGCATCGTGAGCAGCCCCAACGTGACTGTTCAGGTCGGAGAGACAGCCACCCTCACCTGTCGGGTCCACCACCTTGGAGACCAGGCA GTAACGTGGATCCGGACGAGTGATGAACATATACTGGCCATCGGAGAAGTTAACTTCTCCAGGGACTCCCGCCTTCAGGTGACGCACGACAGGCAGTCCGGTGACTGGCTCCTGAGGATAGAAGACGTAGCCGAAGGTGACGAGGGACCTTACGTGTGCACCGCGTCCTCCGCTGTCCCGGCCTCAGTCACTATCTGGCTCAACGTAGAGA gtgtggaggaggcggaAGGCGTGAGTCCGAGCATCGTGGAGACCTCTAATCCCAACGTGACGGCCACAGCGGGAGAAACAGCCACTCTGAGCTGTCCTGCTAGTAACCTTGGAGACGCCGCC GTATTCTGGTACCGCGACAAGGACCTGAATCTGTTAACAGGTGGACCAGTCACTTACGCCATAGACGATCGCTTCAAAGCCATGAAGGACGAAGGCGCCGACGACTGGACGCTGCAGATAACGAGACTTCGAGTCTCTGACGCAGGCTGGTACGAGTGTGTTGTAGTCTACCCGTCTCCTGTCAAACACAGAGTCTATCTCACTGTTGAAG AGTCGTCGACCACCACCAGCAGAGAGGCGAGGCTACTGACGGAGGACCCCACCAGAATCGGGCCGAGGATACTGCCCAGCATCGGGCCGAGGATACTGCCCATCATGGAGACCAGGATACTGACGGAGGCCAGCAGTAGTAACGTCACAGTTCTGGAGGGTGACAGTACCTCCCTCACCTGTCGGGTTCAGAACCTAGGCACAAACACG gttacatggagtcgcAGGAAAGATTTACACATCCTGACGGCGGGGCAGTACACGTTCACACCAGACGACCGCTTCTCAGCATTTCATGAAGGAGAGGACTGGAGGCTACAGATCTCGACCGTGAACAAGAGTGACGAGGGAGAGTATGAATGTTTGGTCTCTACCAGTTCGCCCATCACACGGATATTCTTTCTCAAGGTCGTCG CAGAGCTGCAAGCTGCCGCAAGAAAGCCAATGGTGGTAGACAGCAACGAGGACGTCACTGTTTTCAAGGGTGAAACTGCAACCCTTTCTTGTCCCTTCCCAGACCACAACACGCATACT ACAACATGGGTACGCATTGCGGACATGCGGGTGCTGGAGGGGCCTGTGATCACCTCAGACGAGCACTTCACCCTCCAGCAGGACCAAGGCGGGTACTCAAGTCTCAAAATCCTTGCCGTGACGGAACTAGATGAGGGAGTTTACCAGTGCAAAGTCTCCACCAACCCGCCCAACACACGGCTGTTTCATCTCAGTGTCCAAG ATCCCCTATGGCCCATAATGGAGGAGGTACCGACAGACGTTCATACTGTGGCGGGGAAGACAGTGACCTTGACTTGTCGTGTCTCAAGTCAAATCCAACCCATCATCACCTGGAAGAAAAATGGCCTTCAATTGACCTATGGCCGCCACCAGGTGACCCGGGATGGAGACCTGTTGATCAG GGATGTGAGATTTAGTGACGAGGGTCGCTATCTCTGTAACGCCACCAACCGTCACGGCAGCGTGGAGAGTGGCGCCAACCTCAGGGTTGAAATGGCCACCAAGATTATTAAGGCGCCAAAAGATCGTCATCGAATGAAGGGGGAATCGGCTGTCTTCAG GTGTAAAGCAGTGGCCGACAGTGACCTGGTGTTGAGTGTTGAGTGGCTGGTTAATGGAGAAGTGGTCGACTACGACAAGAACCCCAGATTGATGCGACGGCCCAAGAACGCCCTGATGGTGAGTCCGGTGACCGAGGAAGATGCCGGGGTGTACACCTGCCTGGCCTCCACGTCCCTGGATAGTGTCACCGCCAACGCCACCCTCACTGTCAAAG GCTCAGAGAGACATTCTAAGGTTCCGACAGGTTCCAGAGTGCTTACCCCATCCGAGGAAGACCCTTGTCCCCTTCCTTACCAGATGCTTAAAGATGACAACACCCTCTGTGTCCTTCTGGTAACTGACCGAAAGCTGAGTTGGAGAGAGGCCTCTCaatactgcag GGACGGAGGCGGTGAACTGGCCTGGGAGGCTGAGAATGTCTTACTGAGAATCTTTCTGGATGAGCTTCACGGCCTCGCTGCAAAATCCT GGACTCAATGGCCCTTCTGGGTGGGTGGCAGAGAGAACAAAGAAAATATAAGTGACACTGTCCCCAAAGGTGGTGGTGTAAGCAATACTGGAACTAGAAACAAAGGTGGCGGCACAGGTGGTAAGGGAGgtggcagtagcagcagcagtagcagcgtgTGGCGGTGGGTGGACGGAACTAGGGTGCCCTCGACGGATGTGTGGGCGCGCGGACAGCCCCGTCAATATGGGCGTGTGATGGCCCCTGATGGTGTATGTATGGTGTTGGATGGGTACTTCGGGTACCGCGCTAGTGCCCTACCTTGTCACCTCAGGAGGCGGTTCCTGTGTCGTCGCATCGTCCAATGA